AAAAGGGTGTTCATCTGGTCACGGTCAACGACTATCTGGCCAGAAGAGATGCGCTCTGGATGGGACCCGTGTATCTCTTTCTCGGTTTGAGAGTGGGTGTGATAAATTCTCTGGGAAAGTCGTACGAGGTGGTGTGGAAAAACCCTGATCTCGCCAGAAAAGCAATAGAGGAAAACTGGAGTGTCTGGCCTGATGGGTTCAACGGAGAAGTTTTGAAAGAGGAATCTATGAACAAAGAAGCCGTTGAGGCTTTCCAGGTGGAACTCAAAGAGATAACCAGGAAGGAAGCCTATCTGTGCGACGTTACCTACGGCACGAACAACGAATTCGGCTTCGATTACCTGAGGGATAACCTCGTTCTCGATTACAACGATAAGGTGCAGAGAGGCCACTTCTACGCCATTGTGGACGAAGCCGACAGCGTACTCATAGACGAAGCAAGGACCCCACTGATCATCTCCGGTCCCTCCAAAGAGAGTCCTTCTGTGTACAGGAGATTCGCTCAGATCGCTAAGAAGTTTGTTAAAGATAAGGACTTCACGGTAGATGAAAAAGCGAGGACCATCATTCTCACCGAAGAGGGTGTGGCGAAAGCGGAGAAGATCATCGGTGTCGACAATCTCTACGATCCGGGAAACGTGTCTCTTCTCTACCATCTCATAAATGCCTTGAAAGCGCTGCACCTGTTCAAGAAGGATGTCGATTACGTCGTCATGAACGGTGAAGTTATTATCGTTGACGAGTTCACGGGAAGACTGCTACCTGGCAGACGCTACAGTGGAGGGCTCCACCAGGCTATCGAAGCCAAAGAAGGAGTACCCATAAAGGAAGAATCCATCACCTACGCGACGATTACCTTTCAGAATTACTTCAGAATGTACGAAAAGCTCGCCGGTATGACGGGAACAGCCAAAACAGAGGAAAGCGAATTCGTACAGGTTTACGGTATGGAAGTGGTGGTTATTCCCACTCACAAGCCCATGATAAGAAAGGACCACGATGATCTGGTCTTCAGGACTCAGAAAGAAAAGTACGAAAAGATCGTGGAAGAAATCGAAAAGCGCTATAAAAAAGGTCAGCCAGTTCTTGTCGGAACAACCTCCATCGAAAAGAGCGAACTTCTCAGTTCCATGCTGAAAAAGAAAGGTATCCCCCATCAAGTTTTGAACGCGAAATACCATGAAAAAGAAGCTGAGATCGTCGCCAAAGCCGGGCAAAAAGGCATGGTGACGATCGCCACCAACATGGCTGGGAGAGGAACGGATATAAAACTCGGACCGGGAGTGGCGGAACTTGGAGGACTGTGCATCATAGGAACGGAAAGACACGAGAGCAGAAGAATCGATAATCAGCTGAGAGGACGTGCCGGTAGGCAAGGAGATCCGGGAGAGTCCATCTTCTTCCTCTCTCTCGAAGACGACCTTCTGAGGATCTTCGGTGGTGAACAGATTGGAAAAGTGATGAACATACTCAAAATAGAGGAAGGACAGCCCATACAGCATCCGATGCTTTCAAAGCTCATCGAAAACATTCAGAAGAAGGTTGAGGGTATCAACTTCTCGATAAGAAAAACCTTGATGGAAATGGATGACGTCCTCGACAAACAAAGAAGAGCGGTGTACTCGCTTCGCGATCAGATCCTTCTCGAAAAAGACTACGACGAATATCTGAAGGATATCTTCGAAGATGTTGTCAGCACAAGGGTTGAGGAGTACTGTTCCGGGAAAAATTGGGATATCGAAAGCCTCAAGAATTCTCTTTCTTTCTTCCCGGCTGGTTTGTTCGACCTGGACGAAAAGCAATTCAGTTCT
The sequence above is a segment of the Thermotoga sp. Mc24 genome. Coding sequences within it:
- the secA gene encoding preprotein translocase subunit SecA; protein product: MILFDKNKRILKKYEKMVSKINQIESDLRSKKNSELIRLSTELKEKVNSFENADEHLFEAFALVREAARRTLGMRPFDVQVMGGIALHEGKVAEMKTGEGKTLAATMPIYLNALIEKGVHLVTVNDYLARRDALWMGPVYLFLGLRVGVINSLGKSYEVVWKNPDLARKAIEENWSVWPDGFNGEVLKEESMNKEAVEAFQVELKEITRKEAYLCDVTYGTNNEFGFDYLRDNLVLDYNDKVQRGHFYAIVDEADSVLIDEARTPLIISGPSKESPSVYRRFAQIAKKFVKDKDFTVDEKARTIILTEEGVAKAEKIIGVDNLYDPGNVSLLYHLINALKALHLFKKDVDYVVMNGEVIIVDEFTGRLLPGRRYSGGLHQAIEAKEGVPIKEESITYATITFQNYFRMYEKLAGMTGTAKTEESEFVQVYGMEVVVIPTHKPMIRKDHDDLVFRTQKEKYEKIVEEIEKRYKKGQPVLVGTTSIEKSELLSSMLKKKGIPHQVLNAKYHEKEAEIVAKAGQKGMVTIATNMAGRGTDIKLGPGVAELGGLCIIGTERHESRRIDNQLRGRAGRQGDPGESIFFLSLEDDLLRIFGGEQIGKVMNILKIEEGQPIQHPMLSKLIENIQKKVEGINFSIRKTLMEMDDVLDKQRRAVYSLRDQILLEKDYDEYLKDIFEDVVSTRVEEYCSGKNWDIESLKNSLSFFPAGLFDLDEKQFSSSEELHDYLFNRLWEEYQRKKQEIGEDYRKVIRFLMLRIIDDHWRRYLEEVEHVKEAVQLRSYGQKDPIVEFKKETYYMFDEMMRRINDTIANYVLRVVKVSEKDEKEAKEELGKIRLVHEEFNLVNRAMRRATEKKKKKDGLHSFGRIRVKR